Proteins from a single region of Peptostreptococcaceae bacterium:
- a CDS encoding transposase translates to MLRWKDNPRILSYPIRSSEAWKKIYNKRTSVERLNNLLKNNLGANNLRNAGIKMTECWLLISMIALYAGTKAVMKLSAAKMAA, encoded by the coding sequence GTGCTCCGGTGGAAAGACAATCCTAGGATCCTCAGCTATCCGATTCGCAGTTCAGAAGCATGGAAGAAGATCTACAATAAGAGAACTTCAGTGGAACGGCTGAACAATCTTTTGAAGAACAACCTGGGTGCCAACAATCTCCGAAACGCAGGAATCAAGATGACAGAGTGTTGGTTGTTGATCAGCATGATAGCGCTTTATGCAGGAACAAAAGCAGTTATGAAGCTTAGCGCAGCAAAAATGGCAGCATAG
- a CDS encoding transposase, producing MDTIRQMMLFSFEDLYKMQSETRLELALKELKIPAGFGNLFKASNERGPKGYSPKSMLYAIFAMRIEGVPNISALVRRLKSDLGFRYACGFDVLGKTPSVSCFSRFLHKLESTGILLDMFHEAVEDARECKILSLEAVAIDATAIDAFEAPAPKAKLIDDGKHPNWGMKRDTHGNTFRWFGWKYHLICDAASGLPIAYHITPASVHDAAAVKELMDSLAIKHPEIKSKYWLYDSGYDSAWLYEEVIKNRNGHPIIAFNGRGSLAPPAGFDEKLHPVCSGGKTILGSSAIRFAVQKHGRRSTIRELQWNG from the coding sequence GTGGATACTATTCGACAAATGATGCTGTTTTCCTTTGAAGATCTGTACAAAATGCAATCTGAAACTCGGTTGGAACTGGCGCTCAAGGAGCTGAAGATTCCAGCAGGATTCGGAAATCTCTTCAAAGCTTCCAATGAGCGAGGTCCGAAGGGTTACTCTCCCAAGTCCATGCTGTATGCAATCTTTGCCATGCGGATTGAGGGTGTTCCAAACATCAGCGCCCTGGTAAGGCGTCTGAAGTCAGACCTGGGATTCCGATATGCCTGTGGCTTTGATGTCTTAGGCAAAACCCCTTCCGTATCGTGCTTCTCAAGATTTCTCCACAAGCTTGAATCAACCGGCATTCTGCTGGACATGTTCCATGAAGCGGTTGAAGATGCCAGAGAGTGCAAAATACTTTCCTTAGAGGCTGTTGCAATTGACGCTACAGCGATTGATGCATTTGAAGCACCAGCCCCGAAAGCCAAGCTCATTGATGATGGAAAGCATCCGAACTGGGGCATGAAACGGGATACCCATGGCAACACTTTCCGTTGGTTTGGCTGGAAGTACCATCTGATCTGCGATGCAGCTAGTGGCCTACCGATTGCCTACCACATTACGCCAGCCTCGGTTCATGATGCGGCTGCCGTTAAGGAACTGATGGATTCTCTTGCGATAAAGCATCCTGAAATCAAGTCGAAGTACTGGCTCTACGATTCCGGATACGACTCTGCATGGCTCTACGAGGAAGTAATCAAAAACAGAAACGGACATCCGATCATTGCATTCAACGGGCGTGGGTCATTGGCTCCACCGGCAGGGTTTGATGAAAAGCTGCATCCCGTGTGCTCCGGTGGAAAGACAATCCTAGGATCCTCAGCTATCCGATTCGCAGTTCAGAAGCATGGAAGAAGATCTACAATAAGAGAACTTCAGTGGAACGGCTGA